A stretch of DNA from Dehalobacterium formicoaceticum:
GCGCCGCCTTATATCCAAAAGCGAAAATCATCAGCAACTGGCTCATGGGGGATCTGTCCCGGCTTTTGAACGCTGAGGGCAAAACCTTTTCGGATTGCCCTATAAGCCCTGGGATGCTGGCAGAGATGCTCAAACTGATGGATCAGGGCGTAATCAGCGGGAGAATTGCCAAAACCGTTTTCGAAGAAATGTTTAAAACGGGCAAAAGGGCGGCCCTGGTTGTGGAGGAAAAAGGATTGGTGCAAATTTCTGACCAATCGGAAATCGAGCCCTTGGTGGAACAGGTGCTAAAAGAAAATCCCCAATCGGTGGAAGATTATCGGGCGGGAAAGGAAAGGGCCCTGGGTTTTTTGGTAGGTCAAATTATGAAGATGAGCAAAGGCAAAGCCAATCCCAATATGGTCAATGACCTTTTAAAAGAAAAACTGAAATAAAAATTATTTATCATGACCTTTGACATTATAAGAATAATCATGTATTATCTTTATATAGTCCTTTTGGACAAAGAAGGAGGCGTATTGATATGGAAATTACAGAAATCGCCGCTGAAAAAGTTAAAGAGGTTATGACAGGCGAGAATAAAGTAGATTCTTACTTGAGATTATACATAGCCGGTATGGGCTGAGGCGGTCCGAATTTCGGAATGGCTCTGGAAGAGTCAAAAAACCCTGATGATGAATTACTGGAAGCTCATGGCGTTAAGATGATTGCCGATGAAAATGCAGCAAAAGCTTTGAACGGTGCTGTTCTCGACTATATTGATTCCCAGATGGGCAGCGGATTTCAAATTAAGACTCCCAATCAGTCTGATTGCAGCTCGGGATGCGACTCCTGCGGTTAAACCGCAGAGAAATTTAAGACAAAAATTGCGTCAAAAATTAACTGCCGGTAAAGGAGAAAAATCCTTGACCGGCAGTTTTTTTATGTCATTTTATGTTTTTCATATATTTTTCATCTTTTTCTTTCCGCCTTAAGAATTTCATAAGAATTAAGTTCGTTTGATCCTAAGAATTGATTGATATCATGACCCTAGAGTAAGGAACAGAAGGGTGTGATATAATTTGAAGGAATTTAGTTTGAGGAGTGGTTCCACATGAACATTTTAGTATGTGATGATGACAAGGAAATATTGGAGGCGGTTTCCATTTATTTAGAAAATGAAGGCTACCACGTATATAAAGCATCCCACGGACTGGAAGCACTGGATATTGTGGAAGAACATGAAATACATCTGATTATTATGGATATTATGATGCCCCAAATGGACGGCATCAGGGCAACTTTAAAAATCAGGGAAGATAAAAATATCCCGGTTATTTTGCTCTCGGCAAAATCGGAGGATACGGACAAAATCATCGGATTAAATATGGGAGCGGATGATTACGTCACCAAGCCTTTTAATCCCTTGGAGTTAATTGCCCGGGTCAAGTCACAGCTGAGGAGATATACCACCCTGGGCAGTATGGAAATCAGGAATAATGTTTTTAAAACCGGGGGCTTGGTGGTTGATGATGAGTGCAAAATGATCACTGTGGACGGAGAGGAAGTAAAACTAACTCCTGTGCAGTACAAGATCCTGAGATTGCTCACGGCCAATGCGGGCCGGGTCTTTTCCATTGATGAAATCTATGAAAAGGTATGGCAAGAAACAGCTTACAGCCCGGAAAATACCGTGGCTGTCCATATCAGAAAAATCAGAGAAAAAATTGAGATCAATCCGAAGGAGCCAAATTATTTGAAGGTGGTGTGGGGAATTGGATATAAGGTGGAAAAAATATAGCCACTCATTAATTACAAAAATCATTGTTTTTATCATTGCCATATTAAGTTTTACAACAGCCATTACAATTTTCGCCAATTATCTACTATTTAATAACAGAGATTATGAGGCGGCTTTTCAAGAAAGCTATTTTCTAAGTACGGATTTTCCCGCTGAAAGCAGCGGTGTGCTGCAAGATCTGCGGGACATTACCCAAATTTATCAAAGTGAGGAACATATTTTAAACGGCGGAGCAATTCGAGAAGATGATTTGCTCCAATTGAAAGATAATTTATTTTTGGAGTTTCGTGATAACTCCAGACATTACAATCCAAATTTTACGGAACAGGAAAACTATAAAATATTCGTTGAGGAATATGCAGCTCAAATTGCGGCGAAAAAAAACCAGTTGGTTCAGGAACAAGTAAAAGCATACCAAGAAACCCTACGCCGGCTGGAAAATCAAAAAGGGATATTCTATTATGCTCATGTATGGGGGAATGAGGTAACCAACAGCCAAAACAAGAGCCAAGACTATTTTCAATCCTTCCCCGCTTATATTATGTTTG
This window harbors:
- a CDS encoding iron-sulfur cluster assembly accessory protein translates to MEITEIAAEKVKEVMTGENKVDSYLRLYIAGMGUGGPNFGMALEESKNPDDELLEAHGVKMIADENAAKALNGAVLDYIDSQMGSGFQIKTPNQSDCSSGCDSCG
- a CDS encoding response regulator transcription factor, which translates into the protein MNILVCDDDKEILEAVSIYLENEGYHVYKASHGLEALDIVEEHEIHLIIMDIMMPQMDGIRATLKIREDKNIPVILLSAKSEDTDKIIGLNMGADDYVTKPFNPLELIARVKSQLRRYTTLGSMEIRNNVFKTGGLVVDDECKMITVDGEEVKLTPVQYKILRLLTANAGRVFSIDEIYEKVWQETAYSPENTVAVHIRKIREKIEINPKEPNYLKVVWGIGYKVEKI